Proteins from a genomic interval of Candidatus Nomurabacteria bacterium:
- a CDS encoding recombinase family protein has product MELTFAKKNNDDLSDQVRDSFVEKRNHGEYPGPAPLGYINSILGPKTRNITPDPERGWRVQECFEFASTGTNTLTDVWKHAIDIGLKSRRDKQISKPTLADMLKRRVYTGVFKYGGDEWHQGAYKPLISVETYDKVQIAMGWRKSSGKHPSTTSGRQYTYKGLMLCQTCKFNITAYTKPKKLANGSEAEYIFYTCTKKNKRIKCNEPQLADRLIETEVLAHMQEYEISEKDSKECSNWLDQHYNEFVKERARFKPLWLKDMRQAQGALEILDDKLESGVMTDERYKLRAAKHEETLARTNKLLKESETDASRWLELAKETFSGAVNLGEVFKEANDQEKRQLMIFLGSNWFLGNKKVTLTAREPLNLLHVSNRNTDWRARPGSNWRSPP; this is encoded by the coding sequence ATTGAGCTAACATTCGCAAAGAAAAATAATGACGACCTAAGTGACCAAGTAAGAGATAGCTTTGTTGAAAAACGCAATCATGGTGAATATCCTGGACCAGCTCCTCTTGGCTATATAAACTCAATCCTTGGGCCAAAAACACGTAATATTACTCCCGATCCAGAAAGAGGCTGGCGAGTACAAGAATGCTTTGAATTTGCAAGCACAGGTACCAATACACTAACCGATGTATGGAAACACGCCATAGATATAGGTTTGAAGTCTCGGAGAGATAAACAAATAAGTAAACCTACCCTAGCAGACATGCTAAAGCGCCGTGTTTATACGGGAGTGTTTAAGTATGGTGGCGATGAGTGGCATCAAGGGGCCTACAAGCCCCTTATATCTGTAGAAACCTATGACAAGGTACAAATTGCCATGGGATGGAGAAAAAGCTCAGGTAAACACCCCTCTACTACATCAGGTAGGCAATATACCTACAAAGGCTTAATGCTTTGCCAAACGTGCAAGTTCAATATCACGGCTTACACAAAGCCCAAAAAGCTAGCCAATGGCAGTGAAGCCGAATATATATTTTATACATGCACAAAAAAGAACAAGAGAATTAAGTGTAACGAGCCCCAACTAGCAGACCGACTCATAGAAACAGAGGTGCTGGCTCACATGCAAGAATATGAGATCAGTGAGAAGGATAGCAAGGAGTGCTCAAACTGGCTGGACCAACACTATAATGAATTCGTCAAAGAACGAGCGCGCTTTAAGCCGCTCTGGCTCAAAGACATGAGACAGGCTCAGGGAGCATTAGAGATATTGGACGATAAGCTGGAAAGTGGAGTAATGACTGACGAGCGCTATAAGCTTAGGGCTGCCAAGCACGAAGAAACTCTGGCTAGAACCAATAAACTCCTTAAAGAATCAGAAACAGACGCCAGCAGGTGGCTAGAGCTAGCAAAGGAAACTTTTTCAGGAGCAGTTAACCTTGGTGAAGTCTTCAAAGAGGCTAATGACCAAGAAAAACGCCAACTCATGATATTCCTAGGTTCGAACTGGTTTTTAGGCAATAAAAAAGTGACTCTAACAGCTAGGGAGCCACTTAACTTGTTGCATGTCAGCAACCGAAATACGGATTGGCGGGCCCGACCAGGATCGAACTGGCGATCTCCTCCGTGA